A single window of Leptolyngbya ohadii IS1 DNA harbors:
- a CDS encoding ABC transporter substrate-binding protein, with protein sequence MIQRFKRWQAALIVLTAALTVTLSNCAQQPPTSTTGANSPAAQTDTSTLVFGSGGDPANLEPGNIEDGNSIYVQQQIYDRLIDYKPGTTELEPALATEWSSPDNGKTWEFTLREGVTFHDGTPFNAEAVRFNFNRWWDPNDPNGFRDAGKTYAVWEGLFGGYKGSEASTLQEIKVVNPTTVQFVLKEPFAAFPAAIASGYFGIASPAAIEKAGKDYGIAGAQAVGTGPYVFKEWRTGDRIILAKNPDYWKSGFPKEENLVFRFIKEPSARLAELRAGSIDFTVDIAPDQLNEVKADTNLKEVRRPPFNVGYLALNPSYEPLAKKEVRQAIAMAINKQPIVDGFWSGLATTDAHFTPPSMKNFQDASLKDFEYNPDKAKQMLADAGYPNGFDLELWYMPVSRPYFPTPKPIAEAIAADLSQLGIRVKLNTKDWAAYLDDRLKSPGYQAYMLGWTGDYGDPDNFLYYHFGRGGTKDIGNWQNPQVFDLLDQARQTADQAKRAQLYGQAEKIIADEAVRVPIVHSEPLNAQRSNVSGWAPSPLGSESFETVEKS encoded by the coding sequence ATGATCCAACGATTTAAACGATGGCAGGCAGCACTGATTGTCCTCACGGCTGCGCTAACCGTCACCCTTTCTAACTGTGCCCAGCAACCTCCCACCTCGACGACGGGCGCAAATAGTCCCGCTGCCCAAACCGATACCAGTACGCTGGTCTTTGGCTCTGGTGGCGACCCGGCAAACCTGGAACCGGGCAACATTGAGGACGGCAACTCGATCTATGTGCAGCAGCAGATCTACGATCGCCTGATCGACTACAAACCCGGCACCACCGAACTGGAACCCGCTCTTGCTACAGAGTGGTCTTCCCCCGACAACGGCAAAACCTGGGAATTCACGCTGCGCGAGGGCGTCACTTTCCACGACGGCACGCCTTTTAACGCCGAGGCAGTGCGCTTCAACTTCAATCGCTGGTGGGACCCGAATGATCCCAATGGCTTCCGCGATGCAGGCAAAACCTACGCCGTGTGGGAAGGTCTGTTTGGCGGATACAAAGGTAGCGAAGCTTCGACGCTGCAAGAAATTAAAGTCGTGAATCCCACGACGGTTCAGTTTGTGCTGAAGGAACCGTTTGCCGCCTTTCCGGCAGCGATCGCCTCTGGCTATTTCGGTATTGCCAGCCCGGCAGCGATTGAGAAAGCGGGTAAAGACTACGGTATTGCAGGCGCACAGGCAGTCGGTACGGGTCCCTATGTCTTTAAAGAATGGCGCACGGGCGATCGCATCATTCTGGCGAAGAATCCCGACTACTGGAAGTCCGGCTTCCCGAAGGAAGAAAACCTCGTTTTCCGGTTCATCAAAGAGCCTTCGGCAAGATTGGCTGAACTCCGTGCAGGCAGCATCGACTTCACCGTAGATATCGCTCCGGATCAGCTCAACGAAGTCAAGGCAGACACCAACCTGAAGGAAGTTCGTCGTCCGCCGTTCAACGTCGGCTATCTGGCACTCAACCCCAGCTATGAACCGCTGGCGAAGAAAGAAGTGCGGCAGGCGATCGCGATGGCAATCAACAAACAGCCGATCGTAGACGGTTTCTGGTCGGGTCTGGCAACCACCGACGCCCACTTTACGCCCCCGTCGATGAAGAACTTCCAGGATGCCAGCCTGAAAGACTTTGAATACAACCCCGACAAAGCGAAGCAAATGCTGGCGGATGCAGGCTATCCCAACGGCTTCGACCTGGAACTGTGGTATATGCCCGTGTCGCGTCCCTACTTCCCCACGCCCAAACCGATCGCCGAGGCAATTGCCGCTGACCTGAGCCAGCTTGGAATCCGCGTCAAGCTCAACACGAAGGACTGGGCAGCTTACCTAGACGATCGCCTCAAGTCCCCCGGCTACCAGGCATATATGCTCGGCTGGACAGGCGACTATGGTGATCCCGACAACTTCCTCTACTACCACTTCGGCAGAGGCGGCACAAAGGACATCGGCAACTGGCAAAACCCGCAGGTATTCGACCTCCTGGATCAAGCACGCCAAACCGCCGATCAGGCAAAACGCGCCCAGCTTTACGGTCAGGCAGAGAAGATCATTGCCGACGAAGCCGTCCGTGTGCCGATCGTCCACTCTGAACCCCTGAACGCTCAGCGATCGAATGTTAGCGGTTGGGCACCCAGTCCGCTGGGTTCGGAATCGTTTGAGACAGTGGAGAAGAGCTAA
- a CDS encoding ABC transporter permease, whose protein sequence is MLRYIAKRLFDLLPVLLGITLLVFLFLQLIPGDPAIVLLGQRATPDQVEALRERLGLNQPLPLQYLAFLGRLIRFDLGRSIISGIPITRELATRFPATFELSIAAMLVAIALGVPAGIIAAVKKNGWIDNIAMSASLLGVSMPVYWLGLLLVYLFAVNLQILPPSGRLGVDVNLQPITGFYLIDSLLQLNFRAFGDVVAHLILPAITLGTIPLAIIARITRSAMLEVLSQDYIRTARAKGLIERWVINKHALKNALLPVVTIVGLQFGTLLSGAILTETIFSWPGIGSWIYNGILTRDYPVVQGGVVFVAIVFVLINLLVDISYAFLDPRIQYK, encoded by the coding sequence ATGCTCCGCTACATCGCCAAACGCCTCTTCGATCTCCTCCCCGTTCTGTTAGGCATTACGCTCCTGGTATTTCTGTTCTTGCAGTTGATTCCTGGCGATCCGGCGATCGTCCTTCTGGGTCAGAGAGCCACCCCAGATCAGGTTGAAGCGTTGCGGGAGCGGTTAGGACTCAATCAGCCTTTGCCGTTGCAGTATCTTGCCTTTCTCGGTCGATTAATTCGATTCGATCTGGGCAGAAGTATCATCAGCGGCATTCCAATTACGCGGGAACTTGCCACTCGTTTTCCGGCGACGTTTGAGCTATCGATCGCGGCAATGCTGGTGGCGATCGCGCTGGGCGTTCCAGCGGGAATTATTGCGGCGGTGAAGAAGAACGGCTGGATCGATAACATCGCCATGAGTGCGTCCTTGCTGGGTGTGTCGATGCCCGTGTACTGGCTGGGACTGCTGCTGGTTTATCTGTTCGCGGTGAATCTGCAAATTCTGCCGCCGAGCGGACGTTTAGGAGTTGATGTCAACCTTCAGCCGATTACAGGATTCTATCTAATCGACTCACTGCTGCAACTCAACTTTCGCGCCTTTGGGGACGTAGTGGCACACCTAATTCTGCCTGCGATCACGCTGGGCACAATCCCCCTGGCAATCATCGCCCGCATTACCCGCAGTGCCATGCTGGAAGTGTTGTCGCAGGACTACATCCGCACCGCCAGAGCCAAAGGACTGATCGAACGCTGGGTAATCAACAAACACGCCCTCAAAAATGCCCTGCTGCCCGTCGTCACGATCGTCGGCTTACAGTTCGGCACCCTATTAAGCGGCGCAATCCTCACCGAAACCATTTTTTCGTGGCCCGGTATTGGCTCCTGGATCTACAACGGCATTCTCACCCGCGACTACCCCGTCGTTCAAGGTGGCGTTGTCTTCGTAGCGATCGTCTTCGTTCTCATCAACCTCCTCGTAGACATCTCCTACGCCTTCCTCGACCCCCGCATCCAATACAAATAA
- a CDS encoding pentapeptide repeat-containing protein, which translates to MAELTRQQLILALVAAPHSANLAGVDLSDLSLSGLCFSKANLCRTRLQFSNLQEADLSGASLIQAQMQHAILQQANLNEADLTHARLEDANFSRASLRSACLMFAKMQHAILQQANLERSLLCGVNLDEADLQDANLSHCNLENASLRNANLRRAKLTHANLNGADLSGAHLEDADLTHVNLSSVILSDAHLDGAILSEDSLTAQGISVDF; encoded by the coding sequence ATGGCAGAGCTAACTCGACAACAGCTCATTCTTGCTCTGGTGGCAGCGCCCCACTCAGCCAATCTTGCCGGGGTGGATCTGTCGGACTTGAGCCTGTCTGGACTTTGCTTCAGCAAAGCGAATCTCTGCCGCACCCGTCTCCAATTCAGCAATCTGCAGGAAGCCGACCTCAGCGGTGCCTCTCTAATTCAGGCGCAGATGCAGCACGCCATTCTACAACAGGCAAACCTCAACGAAGCCGATCTCACCCACGCCCGTTTAGAAGACGCCAATTTCAGCCGTGCCTCCCTGCGAAGTGCCTGCCTGATGTTCGCCAAAATGCAGCACGCTATTCTGCAACAGGCAAATCTGGAGCGATCGCTGCTCTGTGGCGTAAATCTGGATGAAGCCGACCTTCAGGATGCCAACCTGAGCCACTGCAATCTGGAAAACGCCAGCCTCCGCAACGCCAATCTTCGCCGTGCCAAACTAACCCACGCAAACCTGAATGGCGCTGATCTCAGCGGTGCCCACCTGGAAGACGCCGACCTTACCCATGTCAATCTGAGCAGCGTGATCCTGAGTGATGCTCACCTCGATGGGGCAATCCTGAGTGAAGATAGCCTGACCGCTCAGGGTATTTCAGTAGACTTTTAG
- a CDS encoding ABC transporter permease: MGLILTVAIVVLAILAPILRPFDPATARDFTARLSPPSLVHPFGTDGLGRDMLSLVWYGIRISLLVSVVSVGLGLIVGTFLGLIAGFYRGWLERVISWFTDILLAFPSILLAIAVATVIGASLQSVMIAVGVVQIPIFIRLTRSMVLSLREQGFIQTVRAFGAKPGRIIFNHILPSSMAPLVVQSTLAIGTATLEAAGLGFLGLGAKPPTPELGTLLSDSFTNGYALSAPWTIILPGLMITLIVLAFNLLGDGLRDSIDPRSNR, from the coding sequence ATTGGCTTAATCCTCACCGTGGCGATCGTCGTGCTGGCGATTCTGGCTCCGATCCTGCGTCCCTTTGATCCGGCGACGGCAAGGGATTTTACGGCACGGCTGAGTCCACCCAGTCTAGTGCATCCCTTCGGCACGGATGGTTTAGGGCGGGATATGCTCAGCCTTGTCTGGTATGGGATTCGGATTTCGCTGCTGGTGAGTGTCGTGTCCGTGGGTCTGGGGCTGATTGTCGGGACGTTCCTCGGTTTGATCGCAGGCTTCTATCGCGGCTGGCTGGAGCGGGTGATTAGCTGGTTTACCGATATTTTGCTGGCGTTCCCTTCGATTCTGCTGGCGATCGCCGTGGCTACCGTGATTGGAGCCAGTTTGCAGAGCGTGATGATTGCCGTGGGCGTGGTGCAGATTCCCATCTTTATTCGGCTAACCCGCAGTATGGTGCTGTCTCTGCGCGAACAGGGATTTATCCAAACAGTCAGGGCATTTGGCGCAAAGCCGGGACGGATTATTTTTAATCACATTCTGCCCTCCAGTATGGCTCCGCTTGTTGTGCAGTCTACCCTGGCGATCGGTACCGCAACTCTGGAAGCCGCAGGTTTGGGATTCCTGGGACTGGGCGCAAAACCTCCCACACCGGAACTGGGGACACTCCTCTCCGACTCCTTCACAAACGGCTACGCCCTCTCCGCCCCCTGGACAATCATCCTGCCGGGACTGATGATCACCCTGATCGTGCTGGCGTTTAATCTCTTAGGCGATGGTTTGAGAGACAGCATTGACCCGCGATCGAATCGCTAA